From Equus asinus isolate D_3611 breed Donkey chromosome 14, EquAss-T2T_v2, whole genome shotgun sequence, one genomic window encodes:
- the MMD2 gene encoding monocyte to macrophage differentiation factor 2 isoform X5, which yields MFAPRLLDFQKTKYARFMNHRVPAHKRYQPTEYEHAANCATHALWIIPSILGSSNLYFLSDDDWETISAWIYGLGLCGLFVVSTVFHTISWKKSHLRMVEHCLHMVDRMVIYFFIAASYAPWLNLRELGPWASHMRWLVWIMASVGTVYVFFFHERYKLVELLCYIVMGFFPALVILSMPNTEGLWELVTGGAFYCLGMVFFKSDGRIPFAHAIWHLFVAFGAGTHYYAIWRYLYLPSTLQAKVSK from the exons GTTCATGAACCACCGAGTCCCCGCCCACAAGAGGTACCAGCCCACGGAGTACGAACATGCCGCCAACTGTGCCACCCACGCT CTCTGGATCATTCCCAGCATCCTCGGCAGCTCCAACCTCTACTTCCTGTCGGACGATGACTGGGAGACCATTTCTGCCTGGATCTATGGCCTCGGGCTCTGCGGGCTCTTTGTGGTGTCCACCGTGTTCCACACGATCTCCTGGAAGAAGAGCCACCTCAG GATGGTGGAACACTGCCTGCACATGGTCGACCGCATGGTCATCTATTTCTTCATCGCCGCCTCCTACGCGCCCTG GCTGAACCTTCGGGAGCTGGGCCCCTGGGCCTCCCACATGCGCTGGCTGGTGTGGATCATGGCCTCTGTCGGCACTGTCTACGTCTTCTTCTTCCACGAGCG GTACAAGCTGGTGGAGCTGCTCTGCTATATCGTTATGGGCTTTTTCCCCGCCCTTGTCATCCTTTCCATG CCCAACACCGAGGGCCTCTGGGAGCTGGTGACCGGAGGGGCTTTCTACTGCTTGGGCATGGTGTTCTTCAAGAGTGACGGGAGGATCCCCTTTGCCCACGCCATCTGGCATCTCTTTGTGGCATTTGGTGCTGGTACCCACTACTATGCCATTTGGAGGTATCTCTACCTGCCCAGCACCCTGCAGGCCAAGGTGTCCAAATGA
- the MMD2 gene encoding monocyte to macrophage differentiation factor 2 isoform X2 produces the protein MFAPRLLDFQKTKYARFMNHRVPAHKRYQPTEYEHAANCATHALWIIPSILGSSNLYFLSDDDWETISAWIYGLGLCGLFVVSTVFHTISWKKSHLRMVEHCLHMVDRMVIYFFIAASYAPWLNLRELGPWASHMRWLVWIMASVGTVYVFFFHERYKLVELLCYIVMGFFPALVILSMHLLESLLFLLWGVPDVLIFRKDKKLSNVLSDFDGSALHLRINLGRIDDSVETPHLGIRAGSPSTCPFVSGGGGMVGCSRPCWLPL, from the exons GTTCATGAACCACCGAGTCCCCGCCCACAAGAGGTACCAGCCCACGGAGTACGAACATGCCGCCAACTGTGCCACCCACGCT CTCTGGATCATTCCCAGCATCCTCGGCAGCTCCAACCTCTACTTCCTGTCGGACGATGACTGGGAGACCATTTCTGCCTGGATCTATGGCCTCGGGCTCTGCGGGCTCTTTGTGGTGTCCACCGTGTTCCACACGATCTCCTGGAAGAAGAGCCACCTCAG GATGGTGGAACACTGCCTGCACATGGTCGACCGCATGGTCATCTATTTCTTCATCGCCGCCTCCTACGCGCCCTG GCTGAACCTTCGGGAGCTGGGCCCCTGGGCCTCCCACATGCGCTGGCTGGTGTGGATCATGGCCTCTGTCGGCACTGTCTACGTCTTCTTCTTCCACGAGCG GTACAAGCTGGTGGAGCTGCTCTGCTATATCGTTATGGGCTTTTTCCCCGCCCTTGTCATCCTTTCCATG CATCTGCTCGAgtctttgcttttccttctttgggGTGTACCAGATGTACTcatttttagaaaagataaaaagctaTCAAATGTTCTTTCAGATTTTGATGGAAGTGCGTTACATTTGCgaattaatttggggagaattgacgaTAGTGTGGAGACGCCCCACCTGGGAATCCGGGCTGGCTCGCCATCCACGTGTCCTTTCGTTTCGGGGGGCGGGGGAATGGTTGGGTGCTCCCGGCCTTGCTGGCTGCCCCTCTGA
- the MMD2 gene encoding monocyte to macrophage differentiation factor 2 isoform X4 encodes MNHRVPAHKRYQPTEYEHAANCATHALWIIPSILGSSNLYFLSDDDWETISAWIYGLGLCGLFVVSTVFHTISWKKSHLRMVEHCLHMVDRMVIYFFIAASYAPWLNLRELGPWASHMRWLVWIMASVGTVYVFFFHERYKLVELLCYIVMGFFPALVILSMHLLESLLFLLWGVPDVLIFRKDKKLSNVLSDFDGSALHLRINLGRIDDSVETPHLGIRAGSPSTCPFVSGGGGMVGCSRPCWLPL; translated from the exons ATGAACCACCGAGTCCCCGCCCACAAGAGGTACCAGCCCACGGAGTACGAACATGCCGCCAACTGTGCCACCCACGCT CTCTGGATCATTCCCAGCATCCTCGGCAGCTCCAACCTCTACTTCCTGTCGGACGATGACTGGGAGACCATTTCTGCCTGGATCTATGGCCTCGGGCTCTGCGGGCTCTTTGTGGTGTCCACCGTGTTCCACACGATCTCCTGGAAGAAGAGCCACCTCAG GATGGTGGAACACTGCCTGCACATGGTCGACCGCATGGTCATCTATTTCTTCATCGCCGCCTCCTACGCGCCCTG GCTGAACCTTCGGGAGCTGGGCCCCTGGGCCTCCCACATGCGCTGGCTGGTGTGGATCATGGCCTCTGTCGGCACTGTCTACGTCTTCTTCTTCCACGAGCG GTACAAGCTGGTGGAGCTGCTCTGCTATATCGTTATGGGCTTTTTCCCCGCCCTTGTCATCCTTTCCATG CATCTGCTCGAgtctttgcttttccttctttgggGTGTACCAGATGTACTcatttttagaaaagataaaaagctaTCAAATGTTCTTTCAGATTTTGATGGAAGTGCGTTACATTTGCgaattaatttggggagaattgacgaTAGTGTGGAGACGCCCCACCTGGGAATCCGGGCTGGCTCGCCATCCACGTGTCCTTTCGTTTCGGGGGGCGGGGGAATGGTTGGGTGCTCCCGGCCTTGCTGGCTGCCCCTCTGA
- the MMD2 gene encoding monocyte to macrophage differentiation factor 2 isoform X6: MFAPRLLDFQKTKYARFMNHRVPAHKRYQPTEYEHAANCATHALWIIPSILGSSNLYFLSDDDWETISAWIYGLGLCGLFVVSTVFHTISWKKSHLRMVEHCLHMVDRMVIYFFIAASYAPWLNLRELGPWASHMRWLVWIMASVGTVYVFFFHERYKLVELLCYIVMGFFPALVILSMLWHVGRCLSVV; the protein is encoded by the exons GTTCATGAACCACCGAGTCCCCGCCCACAAGAGGTACCAGCCCACGGAGTACGAACATGCCGCCAACTGTGCCACCCACGCT CTCTGGATCATTCCCAGCATCCTCGGCAGCTCCAACCTCTACTTCCTGTCGGACGATGACTGGGAGACCATTTCTGCCTGGATCTATGGCCTCGGGCTCTGCGGGCTCTTTGTGGTGTCCACCGTGTTCCACACGATCTCCTGGAAGAAGAGCCACCTCAG GATGGTGGAACACTGCCTGCACATGGTCGACCGCATGGTCATCTATTTCTTCATCGCCGCCTCCTACGCGCCCTG GCTGAACCTTCGGGAGCTGGGCCCCTGGGCCTCCCACATGCGCTGGCTGGTGTGGATCATGGCCTCTGTCGGCACTGTCTACGTCTTCTTCTTCCACGAGCG GTACAAGCTGGTGGAGCTGCTCTGCTATATCGTTATGGGCTTTTTCCCCGCCCTTGTCATCCTTTCCATG ttgtggcatgtgggacgctgcctcagcgtggtctga
- the MMD2 gene encoding monocyte to macrophage differentiation factor 2 isoform X3 has protein sequence MNHRVPAHKRYQPTEYEHAANCATHALWIIPSILGSSNLYFLSDDDWETISAWIYGLGLCGLFVVSTVFHTISWKKSHLRMVEHCLHMVDRMVIYFFIAASYAPWLNLRELGPWASHMRWLVWIMASVGTVYVFFFHERYKLVELLCYIVMGFFPALVILSMVSPAHPAWGLTSGLRGPRATLEVVKSNRVLWQTGKLRPRASVACLQGRWIGQVNPEGLATRPSNSHSLLPSGSSLPSARPSVSPSA, from the exons ATGAACCACCGAGTCCCCGCCCACAAGAGGTACCAGCCCACGGAGTACGAACATGCCGCCAACTGTGCCACCCACGCT CTCTGGATCATTCCCAGCATCCTCGGCAGCTCCAACCTCTACTTCCTGTCGGACGATGACTGGGAGACCATTTCTGCCTGGATCTATGGCCTCGGGCTCTGCGGGCTCTTTGTGGTGTCCACCGTGTTCCACACGATCTCCTGGAAGAAGAGCCACCTCAG GATGGTGGAACACTGCCTGCACATGGTCGACCGCATGGTCATCTATTTCTTCATCGCCGCCTCCTACGCGCCCTG GCTGAACCTTCGGGAGCTGGGCCCCTGGGCCTCCCACATGCGCTGGCTGGTGTGGATCATGGCCTCTGTCGGCACTGTCTACGTCTTCTTCTTCCACGAGCG GTACAAGCTGGTGGAGCTGCTCTGCTATATCGTTATGGGCTTTTTCCCCGCCCTTGTCATCCTTTCCATGGTAAGTCCTGCTCACCCAGCGTGGGGCCTCACATCTGGCTTGAGGGGACCCAGAGCGACTCTCGAGGTCGTCAAGTCGAACCGTGTCCTCTggcagacggggaaactgaggcccagggccagTGTGGCTTGCCTACAGGGACGGTGGATCGGGCAGGTTAATCCTGAGGGCTTGGCCACCAGGCCCTCCAACTCCCACTCACTGCTACCTTCAGGGAGTTCATTGCCCTCTGCACGTCCATCCGTTTCCCCGTCTGCTTGA
- the MMD2 gene encoding monocyte to macrophage differentiation factor 2 isoform X1 — protein MFAPRLLDFQKTKYARFMNHRVPAHKRYQPTEYEHAANCATHALWIIPSILGSSNLYFLSDDDWETISAWIYGLGLCGLFVVSTVFHTISWKKSHLRMVEHCLHMVDRMVIYFFIAASYAPWLNLRELGPWASHMRWLVWIMASVGTVYVFFFHERYKLVELLCYIVMGFFPALVILSMVSPAHPAWGLTSGLRGPRATLEVVKSNRVLWQTGKLRPRASVACLQGRWIGQVNPEGLATRPSNSHSLLPSGSSLPSARPSVSPSA, from the exons GTTCATGAACCACCGAGTCCCCGCCCACAAGAGGTACCAGCCCACGGAGTACGAACATGCCGCCAACTGTGCCACCCACGCT CTCTGGATCATTCCCAGCATCCTCGGCAGCTCCAACCTCTACTTCCTGTCGGACGATGACTGGGAGACCATTTCTGCCTGGATCTATGGCCTCGGGCTCTGCGGGCTCTTTGTGGTGTCCACCGTGTTCCACACGATCTCCTGGAAGAAGAGCCACCTCAG GATGGTGGAACACTGCCTGCACATGGTCGACCGCATGGTCATCTATTTCTTCATCGCCGCCTCCTACGCGCCCTG GCTGAACCTTCGGGAGCTGGGCCCCTGGGCCTCCCACATGCGCTGGCTGGTGTGGATCATGGCCTCTGTCGGCACTGTCTACGTCTTCTTCTTCCACGAGCG GTACAAGCTGGTGGAGCTGCTCTGCTATATCGTTATGGGCTTTTTCCCCGCCCTTGTCATCCTTTCCATGGTAAGTCCTGCTCACCCAGCGTGGGGCCTCACATCTGGCTTGAGGGGACCCAGAGCGACTCTCGAGGTCGTCAAGTCGAACCGTGTCCTCTggcagacggggaaactgaggcccagggccagTGTGGCTTGCCTACAGGGACGGTGGATCGGGCAGGTTAATCCTGAGGGCTTGGCCACCAGGCCCTCCAACTCCCACTCACTGCTACCTTCAGGGAGTTCATTGCCCTCTGCACGTCCATCCGTTTCCCCGTCTGCTTGA